From Pan troglodytes isolate AG18354 chromosome 1, NHGRI_mPanTro3-v2.0_pri, whole genome shotgun sequence:
CATTGTAGGGGAGGGTCGCTTGTGATCAActgacagaggaagaaaaaggctaaacttaatttacaGATGAGTAGCTTAGTTGGTGGTGCAAGCCAAAAATGGGCTGCACCTGCACCATGGGTAGCCCTGAGAGACAGTGTTGAGGGGAAATCCTCCCGCTGGGCAGAGCTTTGGGCAGCACACCCAGTGCTTCACTTGGGTAAATACAGATTCATGGGCTCTGGCAAATGACTTGATTGTTGGTCAGGGGCTTAAAGAAGGAAAACTTGAAGAtcaggatagaaaaaaaaaaagtctggggaAGGGGCATAAGTATGGATCTGTAGACATAGACATGAAATGTAAAGATCTATGTATCACATGTTCATGCCCCACAGAGAACATCCACATGGAGGAGGCACTACAATTTGTCTAGTTGACCGGTTGACTTTGGCCACCATCCCTTACTTCTCCCAAGACTGGAACAAGAAATGAATGAGGGATTATCCATGGTGGCAGGGATAGAGGTTATGCATGAGCTCAGCGGCATGGACCCCAACTCACCAGGCCTGATGTAGCTACACTGTTGCCAAATGTCCACTCAGCAGAGACCAGTGCTGAGGACTTGATATAGCACAATCCTCAAGGAGACAACTCAGTGGCAAATAGACAAAGTTGGCCTCATTCTACCCCGTGGAAGGGGTTGCAATTCATTTTGCATTTAATCAACatgtattctggatatgagtTTGCCTTTCCTGCTTGCTGGACTTCACAAGCAACATCACTCTGTAGCTGGGCATTTTTCCCTGTTAGCAATTTGCATGCAGATAAATCAATTCAACTTTTATAAGCATGtactatgtgtcaggctctgTGCTAGCTACTGGGGATGCACAGATGAAGTCTTGCCCTCAGTCATGTAATAGCTATTATGGACTTTTTAAAATCCTGCCTTGGGGTAGGATAGCAAGCTTTCCGGTTCTAAAATCATTTCACAAGTTAACTAAGCAGATTTTGAGCTTAAATGACTTCATGATTCTGTGGCTCACTTGGGACTGGGAAccagaatcatttattttctttgatggcCTGActcttaaataaaatgtttttatcccATGTTGATCAGATCAATAAGTATTACTGGTAAGTAgcatctttgtttgtttgttttttgagacagagtcttgctctgtcacccagactggagtgcaacagcgccatctcagctcatttcaacctctgccttccagcttcaagtgattctcctgcctcagcctcccgagtagctgggaccacaggcacatgcccccatgcctgcctaattttaaaatttttttgtagagacagggtcttgctatgttgcccaggctggtcttgaactcctgggctcaagcaatccttctgccttggcttcccaaagtgctgggattataggcgtgagccaccacgcccagccaacctCTTATTTTAGGTGTACACATTTCACTTCCATGTTGTTAGAGTTCCCAAACTTGTTTCTCCCTGTATTAGAAAATGTAGGGAGAAAGGATGAATGACAGCAGTCACAGGAAGCAAACTTGATCTATCCCAGTCACTCCCTGAGCCCCAGACACCCACACTTGCCAAGAGGCAATCTTATTTTTAATCACATTGCAAAAGCTGAGTCACCTTAGGAAACTCCTCAGGAATGATTAAAATCATCCCAGAAAAGCATAGAGAACAAGGAGAGAATTGTGGGGGAACCAGGGCAAAGCCAACATCAAGAGTCAGAAAGGCCACCTGTGGCTCTCAAATCTATACATAGTAAGGGCTGGCTGTAAGGGCTGGTTGCAAGGACTGGTGATCCTTTCAGAACCTCATCTTAAAGCCCCGTTTCCCTATCAAGTCTGTTGCATTTTCACAAGATTGCCTACTACAGATAAGAATGCTGACAAGTtttgtgaccttttttttttttttttttttttttgagatggagtctgctctgtcactcaggctggaatgcaatggcacgatctcggctcactgcaacctccacctgctgcattcaagcaattgtcttgcctcagcctcccaagtagctgggactacaggcatgtgccaccatgcctggctaattttttgtattttcagtagagaaggggtttcaccatgctggccaggctggtttcaaactcctgacctcatgatccacctgcctcagcctcccaaagtgtgctgggattacaggagtgagccaccactcccggcatttttttttttttttctttttggatgacatttcgctcttgttgcccaggctggagtgcaatggcatgacctcggctcaccgcaacctccacctcccaggttcaagcaattctcctgcctcagccttctgagtagctgggattacaggcatgcaccaccacgcccagctaatttttgaattttttgtagagatgggttttctccatgttggtcaggctggtctcaaactcctgacctcaggtgatccacccaccttagcctcccaaagtgctggggttacaggcgtgagccacagcacctggccagaaatgagGACATATCTTAGTCACACATATCAGTTGTCCAATCTTGAGACTGGGTTGTCTTACAGGCCCTAAGGAGAAGTGGTCCTGCAAAGGAGGGAGAGGTAGCAGCAGGGGCCAAGAATAAAGGTCAGAGGACAGGGAGAAGAATCCAAAGAATGTGGTGTCTTGAAATCAGAGTTttcagaatgagaaaagaaaatgttggctgggtgtggtggctcatgcctataagtaatcccaacactttgagaggccaaggtgggaggatcccttgaggccaggaggtcaaaacaagcctaggaaacatagcaaggccttgtctccacaaaaagtaaaaaatttaagcaagtgtggtggtgcatgcctgtggtcccagttacttggaaggctgaggtagaaggatggcttgagcccaggaggtcgaggctgcaatgagccatgattatgccaatgcactccagtctgggcaacagagtgagatcctgtcacaaaaaaaaagacaaaaggaaaaaagaaaatgggctggatgcagtggctcaggcctgtaatcccagtactttgggaggccaaggcaggaggatcactctcaagcccaggagttcgagaccagcctgggcaacatagtgagacccttgtctctaaaaaaattttttttgaaaaggagaaaatggcCAATTCCAAATGTTGAAGAATCGAAGATGAAATAATAAGATAAGGACTAAAAAGAGTGCTTGTGCGTGTGATTGCTGACCTGCCAGGAGCACTGCATGAGTGTTGGGACAGACTCCAGATGGTAGGAGTTGAAGGAGTGAAGAAGCGGTGAGCCAAGTGGAAAGAGTGAGCTGAGACAGCCCTTTCAAAAGGTTCCAGGAAGTATGAGCGGAGTGGGCTAGGCTCTGAGCTTCACGAGGTGTGAGTGATGTGAGAGAACTCCCATTTATTGAGCTCCAACTGTGTCATCTCATACACATGAGTTTATCAAATAGATTTCCTCATTCAATCATCTCACAACTCTATGAGACAACTGAAAACATATCCATTCTGCTAACAAATAATATGAATTTCAAAGAAGTTTgctttcctttttgtgtgtgttttattttttatttttgaaatggtgtcttgctctgttgcccaggctggagtacagtggtgcgatctcggctcactgaaacctctgcctcctgggttcaagcgattcttttgcctcagcctcccaagtagctgggattacaggcccccgccaccatgccggctaatttttgtatttttagtaaagatggggtttcaccttgttggccaggctggccttggactcctgatcttaagtgatccacccgcctcagcctcccaaagtgctgggattataggtgtgagacaccacgccaACCTATTAacatttgtagtagagacaggggtctcactttgttgcccagatcagtctcaaactcctgtctcaAAGCAATCTTCtcagttcagcctcccaaagtgctgggattacaggcatgagccactgcacccggccagttttttgtttactaaaatattagtagactggacatggtggcccaggcctgtaatcccagcactttgggaggctgaggcaggattgcttgagtccaggagtatgaggccagcctaggcaacatagggagactccatctctacaaataatttaaaaaattagccaggcacggtggtgtgagcctatggtctcagctacttgggaggctgagccaagaggatcacctgagcccagaaggttgatgctgcagtgagctgtgatcatcccactgcactccaggctgggcaacagagtgaggccctgtctcaaaaacacaaaacaaaacaaaaaagaaattaaaatattgatagaCAGACCTCCTAATCCAGCGAGGGCACTCTTGCTCCAGCTGTTCTCCACAGGACTGTTCTTATTTCCTTCCCCATGGTCCATGTAGCATCCATAGTGTGTGGTTTTGGTCACCTCCCAGCCACCTAGGTCTCACTCCACTGCCAGAGGAGCACCAGCCAAGAGCACGATGCCATCAGACGACACACCAGACACTGCTCCCCTCAAAAGATGGCTTTCaacccccaaaaaaagaaaagaaaaaaaaaaaccggccgggcaccatggctcacgcctgtaaacccagcactttgggaggccgaggcgggtggatcacctgaggtcgggagctcaagaccagcctaccaacatggagaaaccccgtctctactaaaaatacaaaattagctgggcgtggtggcgcatgcctgtaatccagctacttgggaggctgaggcaagtgaatcgcttgaacctggaaggcggaggttgcggtgaaccgagatcgtgccattgcgctccagcctgggcaacaagagcaaaactccgtctccctccgccccctcaaaaaaaaaaaaaaaaagaaaagaaaagaaaaaaacgatCCAGCCCATTCCTCTGCCTGAAAGATGATGCATTCCGGAAGTGttgctgcattttgttttttcccaGTGCTTCATTCTGTTACCTCCTTCATCTCCATTCCATCTGAGAGGCAAGCCTGCTTGGACTAGATAGCAATCCCCGTGCCTCAGCCCAGAAAGTCAAACGCAAGGCAGTTAAGAAGCATCTCAAAGCCCTTATAATCATTGACCAAACACCACAGCTGGGATTGATTTTCTCCTGGCCCCAACTGAGCACTATTTCCTTCTACCTCTGCCTTCAGCATTCAGACCTCAATGCACATAAAGATTCTTCGGATTATAAAGATTTGGGGGAACCATGGCTTGGGGAAGTGAGGGGAAGATACATACACCGAGGAAGAGTGGCAGGCACTATGCTAGCTGCTTTACAGAAACCAGTTCATTTAAGCCTCACATAACTATTCTGAGTTACAGATTACCATAACCATTAAAAGCCGTATTTAGTAAAGTGAAGCCATGTATCCAAGATCAGAAATTAAGGTGCATAGGTGGGAGGGCCAGGCTTGGAACCAACTTTGCCTGGTCTTAGAGTCTGGGCTGCCCCTGGAGATTGGCCAATCTGGGTTGGATCCCGGCGCAGTTTACATTCTGGCTGAATGATCTAGACCACAGCAGTGTGAGCATCCTGCCTGCCCTTCCCACCTGCAAGGCAACTGGGAAAGTTTACATGAGATTGCAGATTTGAAAGGTACTTTAGCGCAGAGCACTGCACACCTGCTCCTTACTATTCACACCTGACGGGATgccttcttttttaagacagagaaagaggatgAGGCCACTTATCTCTTCAATGATGCCATCATTTAATCTCTTGACATCTATTTCTCATCATTGACCTAAAGCCCCAAGAGTCAGGCCCTTCAATTCACCAGCAAATGTACTACCTCCTTCTCCTTTGtcacattttgttcattttaagacTCTTCACTGCTGAATGACTACAGAAAATCATGGCATACACTGCTAACAACAAAGGAAACGCAAGCCTTCTGGCCGTGCAGAGTCTGAGGGGCTACCTGGATGGGTGTAAGTACCGGGAAGCAACTCCTGGCCGTAGGAACTGGAAGAGCTGTGTCTTGCCCTTTTGAGCCCAGGCAAGGGATTAATTTCTCAGGCCCTGTGATATTGAGAAATACATATTTAGTTTTCATTCAATTTCCTGGCATACAAGTTCTAAAAAttcttggaattttcttttttgtttgtttctgttttttgtttttgagacgaagtctcactctgttgcccaggctggagtgcagtggtgcaatctcggctcacttcaacctccgcctcctgggttcaagtgattctcctacctcaggattctgagtagctgggattacaggcacccaccaccatgcctggcaaattattgtatttttagtgaagatgggggtttcaccatgatggccaagtggatcttgaactcctgacctcaggtgatctgcccgcctccgcctcctaaagtgctgggattataggtgtgagccactgcacccggtggAATCCTTGGAATTTTCAAAGtggtgtctttttttatttttattttttatttttatttttttctgaggtggagtcttgctctgttgcccaggctggagtgcagtggcacaatctcggcttactgcaagctccacctcccaggttcaagccattctcctacctcagtctccctagtagctgggattacaggcaaccaccaccacgcccagctaatttttttgtattttagtagagacagggtttcatgatgttggccaagctggtatcaaactcctgacctcaagtgatccacccaccttggtctcccaaagtgctgggattacaggcgtgagccaccgtgcctggcaatgTGTCTTTTTTTAGTTCATCAGTTGACTGATGGCTGGCAGTCCCTGGGTAGCTTCTGGATGGGGGCTGGGCACCAGAAAGACAAAGGTGAGATTAGAGGGTTGGAATTTTTagccccacctccagcctctgGGGAGGGTAGAGGGGTTAAAAGTTAAATTGATTACCAGTGgccaatggtttaatcaatcTTGCTTACATAATGAAGCCTCCGTAAAAACCCAAAAGGCCTAGGTTCTGCTAGCTGAACacctggaggttcctggagggtggtatgcccttcccccatacctcgctatgcatctcttcatctgtaccCTTTGTGATATCCTCTGTAATAAGCCggtaaatgtgtttccctgagttctgtgagtcattctagcCAATTAATGAAACCCAAGGCGGGGGCTGCGGGAAGCCTGACTTACGTCCCATAGATCAGAAGCACAGGGAAAACAAGctaggggctgggcgcagtggctcacgcatgtgatcccagctctttgggaggccaaggcaggaggatcacaaggacaggagtttcagaccagcctagccaacatggcgaaaccccttctctactaaaaacacacaaattagccaggcgtggtgtcatgtgcctgtaatctcagctactcaggagaaatcgcttgaactcaggaggcagagattgcagtgagctgagatcgtgccactacattccagcctgggcaacagagcaagactctgtttcaaacaagcaaaaaaacaacaaacacaacTTGGGGCTTGCAATCGGCATTGAAAGTGGGGGACAGTCTTGTGGGACAGAGCCTTCAGCCCGATCTGATGCtgtctccaggtagacagtgtcagaGTTGGATTGGAGGACACCTAGCTGGTGTCCACTGTAGAACTGATTGCTCGGTGTATGgggaaccacacacacacacacatctagtGTCAAAAGTGATCTGTGTTGTGAGAATATAGGAGAAATGGAGTTTGGTTTCCCCTATGTATGACCAGAGGCCCAGTTTCTTAACTCTAAAAGCGAGATCTTGGGGACaattgtccttccttccttcttttatccCAGAGAAAACTAAGTGACAGAATATACTGGAGTGTAGTACTTGGACTTCCTTGTAACaactctgggttttttttgtttttttgttttgagatgaagtttcgctcttgttgccgaggttggagtgcaatggggtgacctgagctcactacaacctccgcctcctgggttcaagcgattctcttgcctcagcctcctgagtagctgggattacaggtgcccgccaccacctccggctaatttttgtgtttttagtagagatggggtttcagcatgttggccaggtgatccacccgccttggcctcccaagtgctgggattacaggcgtgggccactgcacccagtgtaCAGCTCTAGGTTTTAATCCATACCGCttctcttactagctgtgtgcccTCGAGCAAATCACTTCACCTTTCTTAGTACAGGTTTCCTTCTGTGATAAAGGGCATGGACCGTTGTGAGAACTACACAGCACACTTCAGGCTGAGGTGGATCCAGCTTGGACCCCCGCCTTGCTACTGAAGGACAAAAACATCCCAGCACAAGGCAGTTTTACCTCTCCACAGTCCGCTGCCCAGCCAATGATTTTATTACAAACCCTAATTTCTTTTGCAAAGAAACATCTTGAACTGGTCATGAACAAAGTGGCTTTCTCTGACCAGCAAGCAGGTGGCGATTCCATTTCCATCAGAACTGACCTCCTGCTGCCCAgggagggggagtggggagaggggagggagaggagaggcctGATGTCACTCAGCCCTACATAAGGGCCTCCTTCAGGCTCCTGCAGGCAGTTTGGAAGCAGCTGGAGGAATGAGTTAGGTTCCTGGTTGCgggacagttttttttcttttttaaaacagacACAGCTGTTGAGTGCAATGCCGCCTCCACAGAAAATCCCAAGCGTCAGACCTTTCAAGCAGAGGAAAAGCTTGGGTAAATTTCTTGGGGTAGCTTTCTGGGTTATCTAAAGAGAGGAGCAGATCTGGCCTTCTCTTGATCTTTGCTTCTTCTCTTGATCTTTGCTTCTTCTCTTGTGCTTGAAATATTcacagcaatcagacaagaggaaGTTGCTGGAATCCGGGCAAAGTTCCCCAACAAAATCCCGGTAAGACACCACTGGACTTCCGCTGgggggcgtgggggtggggttcCGATCCTGTTCTCTGAAAAACCAAGAGCAGCCAACAGCTTCCCTCTGTCTGTTCCAAGTTCCTGATACTCACGCTGAGTCACATTCTTAAGGATTGACACTCTTGACAGGTGATAGTGGAGCGCTACCCCAGGGAGACGTTCCTGCCCCTGCTGGATAAAACCAAGTTCCTGGTCCCGCAGGAGCTGACCATGACCCAGTTCCTCAGCATCATCCGGTAGGTGGCGCAGAGCATGCCCGGGAGGAAGGTGCGCTGGGTGCGCCGGGGCTGTTCGGCTTTCTTCGTTTGGCAGTTTTATTTTGGGGATGGGGGCACgtcaggggaagagaggaaagagatttTTTTGAAGTCATCTTTTAGATTCACTAGTACCCTGAAAAGATGCTCTTAGAATTACTCTATTTTAAACCCGGgcgcagtaatcccagcactttggaaggctgaggcaggtggatcgcagagctcaggagtttgagaccagcctggccaacgtggtgaaaccct
This genomic window contains:
- the MAP1LC3C gene encoding microtubule-associated proteins 1A/1B light chain 3C, which translates into the protein MPPPQKIPSVRPFKQRKSLAIRQEEVAGIRAKFPNKIPVIVERYPRETFLPLLDKTKFLVPQELTMTQFLSIIRSRMVLRATEAFYLLVNNKSLVSMSATMAEIYRDYKDEDGFVYMTYASQETFGCLESAAPRDGSSLEDRPCNPL